In one Henriciella litoralis genomic region, the following are encoded:
- a CDS encoding GcrA family cell cycle regulator yields MSWTEDRVEVLKKLWAEGHSASQIAKQLGGVTRNAVIGKVHRLGLSGRATPSRPVKRPPRLARPKPKVGTEGVVQQPVASVDETRIRKSDQQAISSALQPAPVADGEAATILTLRDSMCKWPIGDPADPQFAFCGRKSDCGPYCSEHAKVAFQPQRKRERKRTEEPQLRRVAG; encoded by the coding sequence ATGTCTTGGACCGAAGATCGCGTCGAGGTTCTGAAGAAACTCTGGGCAGAAGGACATTCTGCGAGCCAGATAGCAAAGCAGCTCGGCGGGGTGACCCGCAACGCTGTGATCGGGAAAGTCCACAGGCTTGGCCTGTCGGGCCGCGCCACGCCGTCCCGTCCGGTGAAACGTCCGCCACGTCTGGCACGTCCGAAGCCAAAGGTCGGAACAGAGGGTGTCGTTCAGCAGCCAGTTGCATCCGTCGACGAAACACGGATTCGCAAATCAGATCAGCAGGCAATTTCATCGGCGCTTCAGCCGGCGCCTGTGGCCGATGGCGAAGCCGCGACGATCCTGACGCTGCGCGATTCCATGTGCAAATGGCCAATCGGTGACCCGGCAGATCCGCAATTTGCTTTCTGCGGTCGCAAGTCCGACTGCGGACCTTACTGCTCCGAGCACGCCAAGGTCGCGTTCCAGCCGCAGCGCAAGCGTGAGCGTAAGCGCACTGAAGAGCCTCAGCTTCGCAGGGTTGCCGGATAA
- a CDS encoding ABC transporter permease produces MTDEVSTQSRPLPVPPRSYGAVNWVGLWTLYKREVGRFLKVWMQTLFAPVITTLLFMTVFKLAFGSRGQLTGDFEGLDYNSFLAPGLVVMSMLQNAFQNTSSSLTIAKVQGSQVDFLMPPLSPLELTLGFIFGAVTRGIMVGVIGGLAIHLTGLADLSIVNIVPVIWFSLMATIFLAALGAVGGIWAEKFDHLAAITNFVIVPLTFLSGTFYDIKVLVEPFQTAAHFDPIFYLIDGFRAGFIGVSNSHLAVGYIASGIFTFLACVWVWWLFRTGYKLKA; encoded by the coding sequence ATGACAGACGAAGTTTCTACACAATCCCGCCCTCTTCCAGTCCCGCCGCGCAGCTATGGCGCCGTTAACTGGGTAGGCCTGTGGACACTCTACAAGCGGGAGGTTGGACGCTTTCTCAAAGTCTGGATGCAGACCCTGTTCGCGCCCGTCATCACCACTCTTTTGTTCATGACAGTGTTCAAACTGGCCTTCGGTAGCCGCGGTCAGCTGACGGGTGACTTTGAAGGCCTGGACTATAATTCCTTTCTCGCGCCCGGCCTCGTTGTGATGTCGATGCTGCAGAACGCGTTCCAGAACACCTCGTCGTCTCTCACAATTGCCAAGGTGCAGGGCAGCCAGGTCGACTTCCTGATGCCGCCTCTGTCTCCGCTTGAGCTTACCCTCGGCTTTATATTCGGCGCGGTCACGCGCGGTATCATGGTGGGCGTAATCGGCGGTCTTGCCATTCATCTGACCGGACTGGCCGACCTTAGCATCGTCAATATCGTGCCCGTCATCTGGTTCAGCCTGATGGCGACGATCTTCCTCGCCGCGCTCGGCGCCGTCGGCGGCATATGGGCCGAGAAGTTCGACCATCTGGCCGCGATCACCAATTTCGTCATTGTCCCGCTGACCTTCCTGTCGGGGACCTTCTACGACATCAAGGTGCTGGTCGAACCATTCCAGACGGCCGCGCATTTCGACCCGATTTTCTATCTGATCGACGGCTTCCGGGCGGGCTTTATAGGCGTCTCGAACTCTCACCTTGCGGTCGGTTATATCGCGTCGGGCATCTTCACCTTCCTCGCCTGTGTCTGGGTCTGGTGGCTGTTCCGCACCGGCTACAAGCTGAAGGCCTGA
- a CDS encoding ABC-F family ATP-binding cassette domain-containing protein, which translates to MAELPILRLSEVELTFGGTPIFTGVTFTLAKGERAALVGRNGAGKSTLMRLVTGRFEPDAGELWRQPGVDVATVEQEPDLSAFATVLDYTSDGLAETWMAEAELGQFGIDPTADPATLSGGQIRRAALAKAFAQDPDILLLDEPTNHLDVPMIETLEDRLKSFPGAVLLVSHDRRFLENVSTTTLWLRQGKVWKSPRGYAFFDDWASGIEAEEEKQLQKLKTHLKEEQHWLARGVTARRKRNMGRLSRLHDLRAEHARQRAAINDAKSTAGLSAESGDSQSRKVLEAFGVSKRFGDTVIATDLSLRILRGDRIGIVGPNGVGKTTLLKLLLGELEPDAGSVKLSQALTVTYLDQTRETLNPRDTLWEALTPSGGDSIMVQGHSKHVAAYAKDFLFSPDQLRQPVSALSGGERNRLTLAIALAKPTDVLVLDEPTNDLDMQTLDLLEEMLSEYDGTLVLVSHDRAFLDAIVTSCLVPVGGGKWLETPGGWTDAARQVPSLTSQRAAKAPDKAKSKSRTPESSSASRREAKLSFKDQHRLKEVEAAMPRLSKEIEKLEAELADPTLFSAKPDRFAAASKRLEAARVELEQAEEDWLEIEAMKEDLASGNQA; encoded by the coding sequence ATGGCAGAGCTACCAATCCTTCGCCTCTCCGAAGTCGAACTGACTTTTGGCGGCACACCGATTTTTACCGGCGTCACCTTCACCCTCGCAAAGGGTGAGCGCGCAGCCCTTGTCGGGCGCAATGGCGCCGGCAAGTCGACGCTGATGCGGCTCGTCACCGGGCGATTTGAGCCTGACGCTGGCGAATTGTGGCGCCAGCCCGGTGTCGATGTGGCCACCGTCGAGCAGGAGCCTGACCTTTCAGCCTTTGCAACCGTCCTCGACTATACAAGTGACGGACTTGCTGAGACCTGGATGGCTGAGGCAGAGCTTGGCCAGTTTGGCATTGATCCGACCGCCGATCCCGCCACGCTCTCAGGCGGGCAGATCCGCCGCGCCGCACTCGCCAAGGCCTTCGCGCAGGATCCGGATATCCTGCTGCTGGACGAGCCGACCAACCATCTCGACGTCCCGATGATTGAGACGCTGGAAGATCGACTAAAGTCATTTCCCGGCGCCGTCCTTCTCGTCAGCCACGACCGCCGCTTTCTTGAAAACGTCTCAACGACAACGCTCTGGCTGCGTCAGGGCAAGGTGTGGAAGTCGCCGCGCGGCTATGCCTTCTTCGATGACTGGGCTAGCGGCATCGAAGCCGAAGAAGAAAAGCAGCTTCAGAAGCTCAAGACGCATCTGAAAGAAGAGCAGCACTGGCTGGCGCGCGGCGTCACGGCGCGGCGCAAGCGCAATATGGGCCGTCTCTCACGCCTGCATGACCTTCGCGCTGAACATGCCCGCCAGCGCGCCGCGATCAATGACGCAAAATCGACAGCCGGTCTCTCGGCAGAGAGCGGCGACAGCCAGAGCCGCAAGGTGCTGGAAGCGTTCGGCGTCTCCAAACGGTTTGGCGACACGGTGATCGCGACCGATCTGTCTCTCAGAATTCTTCGCGGGGACCGGATCGGTATCGTTGGCCCCAACGGTGTCGGCAAGACGACGCTGCTGAAACTGTTGCTCGGTGAGCTTGAGCCGGATGCAGGCTCTGTGAAGCTGTCGCAGGCCTTAACGGTGACCTATCTCGACCAGACCCGCGAGACCCTGAACCCGCGCGATACGCTGTGGGAGGCCCTCACCCCATCTGGCGGCGACTCCATCATGGTGCAAGGGCATTCCAAACATGTCGCCGCCTATGCCAAGGACTTCCTCTTCTCCCCTGACCAGCTCCGCCAGCCCGTCTCAGCCCTCTCCGGCGGGGAGCGTAACCGGCTGACGCTCGCCATTGCGCTGGCAAAGCCAACCGACGTTCTGGTGCTGGACGAACCGACCAATGATCTCGACATGCAGACGCTCGACCTGCTGGAAGAGATGCTGAGCGAATATGATGGCACGCTCGTTCTGGTCAGCCATGACCGCGCATTTCTCGATGCCATCGTCACCAGCTGCCTCGTGCCGGTTGGCGGCGGCAAATGGCTGGAAACGCCCGGCGGATGGACCGATGCAGCCCGGCAGGTCCCGTCGCTCACCTCGCAGCGCGCGGCTAAAGCCCCCGACAAAGCCAAGTCGAAATCCCGCACGCCTGAAAGTTCAAGCGCGTCCCGGCGCGAGGCGAAACTGTCCTTCAAGGATCAGCACCGCCTGAAGGAAGTTGAGGCTGCGATGCCGCGCCTCTCAAAGGAAATCGAGAAACTGGAAGCTGAGCTGGCTGACCCAACGCTGTTTTCGGCCAAGCCGGACCGGTTCGCCGCGGCCAGCAAAAGGCTTGAAGCGGCGCGCGTCGAACTCGAACAGGCCGAAGAGGACTGGCTCGAGATCGAGGCCATGAAGGAAGACCTCGCCAGCGGCAATCAGGCCTAA
- a CDS encoding PAN domain-containing protein, protein MQRLIAAFASAMLFAPAALGDAGLASIERDTYRSAETYQSLRATSAESCAASCAADGRCMSWSMTPPTFRVGPRCEMKSSVGQSYPRPGHVSGLSPRAMNGERPVASVAIPTQPPAARATASYQVQRPASVQSAPVRTVGSTTPNQPQTFAAPAPRTPLAPTTDPTTAALNKASLSVMESRYPVGRQAPPPATAQRTVTYNQPSPQPAQTQTVRTVSSSPARLTPQQGSSSQQTVSAAPVAEAPPPLIARPASEPTGSYVTKRTVTPASATPSQRPTPRPQPTPTPAVTAPTPGTRPLPTRATRPQLPKRPDRPVSNYSVQNMGEFPGDYDAMSGFVDGLPENAEVIPIERDETDKEDDKKRSSSGKNKGSDSDDWPDEYPDPLGAYLGDD, encoded by the coding sequence ATGCAGCGTTTGATTGCAGCCTTTGCCAGCGCGATGCTTTTTGCGCCTGCCGCCCTTGGCGATGCCGGCCTCGCCTCGATTGAGCGTGACACCTACCGTTCAGCGGAAACCTACCAATCCTTGCGTGCGACCTCCGCTGAAAGCTGCGCGGCCAGCTGCGCCGCAGATGGACGGTGCATGTCCTGGTCGATGACGCCGCCGACCTTCCGGGTTGGCCCGCGCTGCGAAATGAAAAGCTCGGTCGGGCAGTCTTACCCGCGACCCGGCCACGTCTCCGGGCTGAGCCCGCGCGCGATGAATGGCGAACGGCCGGTTGCCTCCGTCGCCATCCCGACACAGCCGCCTGCAGCGCGCGCCACTGCCAGCTATCAGGTTCAGCGACCTGCCTCCGTGCAATCTGCGCCTGTCCGCACGGTTGGGTCCACGACACCTAATCAACCTCAGACGTTCGCCGCACCTGCACCGCGTACGCCGTTGGCGCCGACAACAGACCCAACAACAGCCGCCCTCAATAAGGCGAGCCTGTCGGTTATGGAATCCCGGTACCCGGTCGGACGCCAAGCGCCCCCGCCGGCGACTGCTCAGCGGACCGTGACCTATAATCAGCCTTCGCCGCAGCCTGCCCAAACGCAAACAGTTCGCACCGTTTCGTCGTCACCGGCGCGGCTCACGCCTCAACAAGGCTCTTCGTCGCAACAAACCGTAAGCGCTGCCCCGGTCGCAGAAGCCCCGCCGCCACTGATCGCGCGGCCAGCCTCAGAGCCAACGGGAAGCTATGTCACCAAGCGCACCGTGACGCCGGCATCTGCAACACCGAGCCAGCGGCCGACGCCGCGTCCGCAACCCACGCCAACACCGGCTGTTACCGCGCCTACCCCCGGCACACGCCCGCTTCCGACCCGGGCGACCCGCCCACAACTGCCAAAACGGCCTGATCGCCCCGTATCGAACTATTCGGTCCAGAACATGGGCGAATTTCCCGGCGACTACGACGCCATGTCCGGCTTCGTCGATGGCCTTCCCGAGAACGCCGAAGTCATTCCGATTGAACGCGATGAGACCGATAAAGAGGACGACAAGAAACGGTCTTCCTCAGGCAAGAACAAAGGTAGCGACAGCGACGACTGGCCAGACGAATACCCAGATCCGCTTGGCGCATATCTGGGCGACGACTAG
- the rmuC gene encoding DNA recombination protein RmuC, whose translation MDPLIMIGQTGLDLIHILLLVTTIGFAGAFIWMRGKSESRSNELERDLTYTQDLLEAADADKARLTQELKTQTAVAEQARIDLARREARSEEDEKKFADLAQGVLRQANSQFLQLADETFKKHKEGAQANLKELVTPINKNLDEFAKRVSEIEKVRGEDKSSLQQQIRLIGESLQRHTSETNKLVTALSAPRGGGRWGETTLRNVMEHAGLSSFCDFSEQVHDRVDEKTLRPDVIIKLPGGREIVVDSKVSIEDYLKALDETDAARRAALLRAHGSKVKEHIRRLGSKDYQSAFSARVDFVALFIPGESFYVAALEAEPDLFDFAASRQVIVVTPSTLLALAKAVAYGWRQEQATENARQAAELGRELYGRLVTLGGHVESVGKSLNSAVGHYNKMSSSLTSRVLPSARKFEDLQIAPPDKQITELEQIEARASLPDRTGELEFDDGPTGDEEDAA comes from the coding sequence ATGGACCCCCTCATCATGATCGGCCAGACCGGCCTCGACCTCATACATATCCTTCTTCTCGTTACGACGATTGGATTTGCGGGTGCATTCATCTGGATGCGCGGCAAATCTGAGAGCCGTTCAAATGAGCTGGAGCGGGACCTCACTTACACGCAGGATTTGCTTGAAGCAGCCGACGCCGACAAAGCGCGCCTGACCCAGGAGCTGAAGACGCAGACGGCGGTTGCCGAACAGGCCCGCATTGATCTTGCCCGCCGCGAAGCACGCAGCGAAGAAGATGAGAAAAAGTTCGCAGATCTCGCTCAGGGCGTTCTGCGTCAGGCCAATTCTCAGTTCCTTCAGCTCGCGGACGAGACCTTCAAGAAACACAAGGAAGGCGCGCAAGCCAATCTCAAAGAGCTGGTCACCCCGATCAACAAGAACCTCGACGAGTTCGCCAAGCGCGTCTCCGAGATCGAAAAGGTGCGCGGCGAAGATAAATCCTCGCTTCAGCAACAGATCCGACTGATCGGCGAAAGCCTGCAGCGCCATACAAGCGAGACCAACAAGCTGGTCACAGCCCTGTCAGCCCCGCGCGGCGGCGGGCGTTGGGGCGAGACGACCCTGCGGAATGTCATGGAGCATGCCGGCCTCTCCTCCTTCTGCGACTTCAGTGAGCAGGTCCATGACCGCGTCGATGAGAAGACCCTACGCCCCGATGTCATCATCAAGCTGCCGGGCGGACGTGAGATCGTGGTCGATTCCAAAGTGTCGATCGAGGACTATCTGAAAGCGCTGGATGAGACCGATGCAGCCCGCCGCGCGGCCCTGCTGCGCGCCCACGGCTCCAAGGTGAAGGAGCACATCCGCAGGCTCGGCTCAAAGGACTATCAGAGCGCCTTTTCCGCCCGCGTGGATTTCGTCGCGCTCTTCATCCCGGGTGAAAGTTTCTACGTCGCCGCGCTGGAAGCAGAGCCTGACCTCTTTGACTTCGCCGCCTCACGGCAAGTGATCGTGGTCACGCCGTCCACCCTGCTCGCTCTCGCCAAGGCTGTGGCCTATGGCTGGCGCCAGGAGCAGGCGACCGAGAACGCCCGTCAGGCTGCAGAACTTGGCCGTGAACTTTACGGCCGTCTGGTCACGCTGGGCGGTCATGTTGAAAGCGTCGGCAAGTCACTGAATTCCGCCGTCGGCCATTACAACAAGATGAGCTCTAGCCTCACATCCCGCGTCCTGCCATCGGCCCGGAAGTTCGAGGACCTTCAAATCGCGCCGCCTGACAAGCAGATCACCGAGCTTGAGCAGATCGAAGCCCGCGCCAGTCTGCCCGACCGCACAGGCGAGCTGGAATTTGATGATGGCCCCACCGGCGACGAAGAGGATGCAGCCTGA
- the def gene encoding peptide deformylase, whose amino-acid sequence MAIREILTVPDPRLKEVSKPVEGGVTDEIRALMDDMLETMYDAPGIGLAAIQIGEPLRVIVMDLAGPEEEPQPRYFVNPEILPLTEDLAPYEEGCLSVPDVFDEVERPTQCRVRYLDYNGKQVEEIAEGMYAVCIQHEMDHLEGTLFIDHLSRLKRQRAVDKVKKAKRLAQKLRPETVA is encoded by the coding sequence ATGGCTATTCGCGAAATTCTCACCGTCCCGGACCCGCGTCTGAAGGAAGTCTCAAAGCCCGTTGAGGGCGGCGTTACGGATGAAATCCGTGCGCTCATGGATGACATGCTTGAGACCATGTATGACGCCCCCGGCATCGGCCTTGCGGCCATCCAGATCGGCGAGCCGCTGCGCGTGATCGTCATGGACCTTGCAGGCCCGGAAGAAGAGCCGCAGCCGCGCTATTTCGTGAACCCTGAAATCCTGCCGCTGACCGAAGACCTGGCGCCTTATGAAGAAGGCTGCCTGTCTGTCCCGGACGTCTTCGACGAAGTCGAGCGACCGACCCAGTGCCGCGTGCGCTATCTCGATTATAACGGCAAGCAAGTCGAAGAGATCGCCGAGGGCATGTATGCGGTCTGCATCCAGCATGAGATGGATCACCTGGAAGGCACGCTGTTCATCGATCACCTGTCACGCCTCAAGCGTCAGCGCGCCGTCGATAAGGTGAAAAAGGCCAAGCGGCTCGCGCAAAAACTGCGTCCTGAGACGGTTGCCTAG
- the fmt gene encoding methionyl-tRNA formyltransferase, which produces MPEQTPTSTLRIAFMGSPDFSVPVLQALLEAGHDVACVYSQPPRPAGRGKKLTPTPVHKFAEENGLDVRTPKSLKPAEEKARFAALDLDAAVVVAYGLILPQEVLDAPRLGCMNLHASLLPRWRGAAPIQRAIMAGDEMTGVQAMMMEAGLDTGPVLATEKARIFPFETAESLHDRLAELGASLAPRALEGLADGSLKPVPQDSEGATYASKLTAEDQKIDWARPADEVDCQIRGLSPFPGAWFHWRPDKTAEPVRVKALMSERADGTYEGEPGTLLDDELLVLCGDSRAVRLTKLQKPGSRAMEADVFLRGNAIIRGNKFE; this is translated from the coding sequence ATGCCTGAACAGACACCGACGTCCACGCTTCGGATTGCCTTTATGGGCAGCCCCGACTTTTCCGTGCCTGTCCTGCAAGCGCTTCTGGAGGCCGGACATGACGTGGCATGTGTCTACTCCCAACCGCCCCGCCCGGCCGGGCGCGGCAAGAAGCTGACGCCAACGCCGGTGCATAAATTCGCCGAAGAGAACGGCCTTGATGTTCGCACGCCGAAATCGCTGAAACCCGCAGAGGAGAAAGCCCGCTTTGCGGCGCTTGATCTCGATGCGGCGGTGGTCGTCGCCTATGGCCTGATCCTGCCACAAGAGGTCCTCGATGCGCCGCGGCTTGGCTGTATGAATCTACACGCCTCCCTGCTGCCACGCTGGCGCGGCGCCGCGCCGATCCAGCGCGCGATTATGGCTGGCGACGAGATGACGGGCGTTCAGGCCATGATGATGGAGGCTGGCCTTGATACAGGGCCTGTCCTCGCGACCGAAAAGGCGCGCATCTTTCCGTTCGAGACCGCTGAAAGCCTGCATGACCGCCTTGCTGAACTTGGCGCAAGCCTCGCGCCGCGCGCGCTTGAAGGCCTCGCCGATGGCAGCTTGAAACCCGTCCCGCAAGATAGCGAAGGCGCCACCTATGCGTCGAAGCTGACGGCGGAGGACCAGAAGATTGACTGGGCACGACCGGCTGATGAGGTCGATTGCCAGATCCGGGGCCTCTCCCCCTTTCCGGGGGCGTGGTTTCACTGGCGACCAGACAAGACCGCCGAGCCTGTCCGCGTGAAAGCTCTGATGAGTGAGCGGGCAGACGGCACATATGAGGGTGAACCGGGGACCCTGCTGGATGACGAACTGCTCGTTCTCTGCGGCGATTCCAGGGCTGTGCGGCTGACCAAGCTGCAAAAGCCGGGTTCGAGGGCAATGGAGGCTGACGTTTTTCTACGCGGAAACGCAATAATAAGAGGAAACAAGTTCGAATGA
- a CDS encoding GNAT family N-acetyltransferase, with protein sequence MKNATIRQAQLEDVKAVSALNDLAFGSQDEAQIVRQLNRNGDSLASLVAEKDLKIIGHIQFFRVRVDGRDIGAGLGPMSVHPDFQGLGIGKKLIKYGMTYIEGRNLALCFVLGHADYYKKFGFSPEVAARYKAPWSGPEYMGIELREDAPRYGTLIYPRAFTAIA encoded by the coding sequence ATGAAAAACGCGACAATCCGCCAGGCACAATTAGAGGACGTCAAAGCCGTCTCTGCACTGAATGATCTGGCTTTCGGCTCACAGGACGAAGCCCAGATTGTCCGGCAGCTGAACCGAAATGGCGACAGCCTCGCCTCACTCGTGGCCGAGAAAGACCTCAAGATCATCGGCCACATTCAGTTCTTTCGGGTCCGTGTCGACGGGCGCGATATCGGCGCTGGCCTCGGCCCTATGAGCGTGCACCCTGATTTTCAGGGCCTTGGCATTGGCAAGAAGCTGATCAAATACGGCATGACCTATATCGAAGGGCGAAATCTCGCGCTCTGCTTTGTGCTTGGTCATGCTGATTATTATAAGAAATTCGGGTTTTCACCTGAGGTCGCCGCACGTTATAAGGCGCCGTGGTCGGGGCCTGAATATATGGGCATCGAGCTTCGTGAAGATGCGCCCCGCTACGGTACTTTGATCTATCCGAGAGCCTTTACTGCCATTGCATGA
- the truA gene encoding tRNA pseudouridine(38-40) synthase TruA gives MTQRLRLLVEYDGRPFSGWQRQEGQPTVQASLERAAEALDGQPVTVHGAGRTDAGVHATGQVAHLILQKPRPIRKIADALNHHLRPDPVCVLEAEEVDEDFHARFSATGRAYRYIIMSRRAHLTFERGLLWRVPVPLDVHAMQAAADHLIGEHDFSTFRDAACQAKSPVKTLDTLNVTGFGNRIEVTATARSFLHRQVRSFVGSLVEVGRGMQEPGWMKDILDARDRTVCGPVAPADGLYLEKVEYAGGAAQA, from the coding sequence ATGACCCAGCGCCTGCGCCTTCTTGTCGAATATGATGGCCGGCCCTTTTCTGGCTGGCAACGCCAGGAGGGCCAGCCAACGGTCCAGGCCTCGCTTGAACGTGCAGCCGAAGCGCTTGATGGGCAGCCCGTAACCGTGCATGGCGCAGGCCGCACAGATGCCGGTGTGCATGCCACAGGGCAGGTTGCCCATCTCATCTTGCAAAAGCCTCGTCCGATACGAAAGATTGCCGACGCGCTGAACCATCATCTTCGTCCGGACCCTGTCTGCGTACTTGAAGCCGAAGAGGTCGATGAAGACTTTCATGCCCGCTTCAGCGCCACCGGGCGCGCCTACCGCTACATCATCATGAGCCGCCGGGCGCACCTGACATTTGAACGCGGACTGCTCTGGCGGGTGCCTGTCCCGCTTGATGTCCACGCGATGCAAGCCGCTGCCGATCATCTCATCGGCGAGCATGATTTTTCCACCTTCCGCGATGCCGCCTGTCAGGCAAAGTCGCCCGTCAAGACGCTCGACACTCTCAACGTCACAGGCTTTGGCAATCGTATCGAAGTGACGGCAACCGCCCGCAGCTTCCTGCATCGCCAGGTTCGCTCATTCGTTGGAAGTCTTGTCGAGGTCGGGCGCGGGATGCAGGAGCCCGGCTGGATGAAGGACATCCTGGATGCGCGGGATCGGACCGTCTGCGGCCCCGTTGCCCCCGCCGATGGGCTTTACCTGGAAAAGGTGGAATATGCGGGCGGCGCGGCCCAAGCATGA
- a CDS encoding AAA family ATPase, with amino-acid sequence MIDRRRIVISGCSSGGKSTLLAALSDRGYATIEEPGRNIVREALASGSDALPWIDPVAFVRKAVDQARNSLREMAPFDGPVFLDRSAIDAIAHLERLSLPMPVDITDQAKHCIYSAPVFMAPPWRELYVQDDERPLPFEEATKEYNWLRLAYPRRGYVLIDLPRISVEARADFMLRTLGLPLDRRA; translated from the coding sequence ATGATAGATCGGCGCCGGATCGTCATTTCTGGCTGCTCGTCGGGCGGCAAGTCCACACTGCTCGCGGCGCTTTCCGATCGCGGCTATGCCACAATAGAAGAGCCTGGTCGCAACATCGTCCGCGAGGCACTGGCGTCCGGCAGTGACGCCTTGCCGTGGATCGATCCTGTCGCCTTCGTCCGCAAAGCCGTTGACCAGGCCCGCAACAGCCTGCGCGAAATGGCCCCGTTTGACGGCCCCGTTTTTCTTGACCGCTCAGCTATCGATGCAATTGCCCATCTCGAACGCCTGTCCCTGCCGATGCCCGTCGATATTACAGATCAGGCGAAGCACTGCATCTATTCGGCGCCGGTTTTCATGGCCCCGCCCTGGCGCGAACTCTATGTTCAGGATGATGAACGTCCACTGCCTTTTGAAGAGGCCACCAAAGAATATAACTGGCTTCGTCTTGCCTATCCGCGTCGCGGATATGTTCTGATCGACCTGCCAAGAATTTCGGTGGAAGCCCGCGCCGACTTCATGCTTCGCACTCTCGGCCTGCCCTTGGATCGACGCGCCTAG
- a CDS encoding NAD(P)-dependent oxidoreductase, which translates to MKQSDISIRVYDGNDEAIVSAIKTHFPEIEVTQEPLNTERRERILVTFRPPSDEDLSIYTWIHAPAAGVDAIFEAISDQPKRPLVTRTIGKMGQQIGEYCVGYSLAYLQKMSERREAQSRKRWDRARLAPTHLFNCDVAILGTGSIGQGIATAFAGFGAQVTGYSRSGRATDGFSKVSKLTGFGKDRHHQIVVSALPSTPDTAGIVSTNVFETLEGAIFINVGRGSTIDEGALRTALSGRQVAQAILDVFETEPLPPTSWLWEHPRVMVTPHVSGLTLPEDSADRLVELLEQALSGKRPKPDADMSRGY; encoded by the coding sequence ATGAAGCAGTCAGACATCTCAATTCGAGTCTATGATGGCAATGACGAGGCCATCGTTTCGGCAATCAAGACGCATTTTCCCGAGATTGAAGTCACGCAGGAGCCACTGAACACAGAACGGCGCGAGCGCATCCTTGTGACGTTCCGGCCCCCAAGCGATGAAGACCTGTCGATCTACACATGGATCCACGCCCCCGCCGCGGGTGTCGACGCCATTTTTGAGGCTATCTCAGACCAACCAAAACGACCGCTGGTCACGCGCACCATTGGTAAGATGGGCCAGCAGATCGGCGAATACTGCGTCGGCTATTCGCTCGCTTACCTGCAAAAAATGAGCGAGCGACGAGAGGCCCAATCACGCAAGCGCTGGGACAGAGCGCGCCTTGCGCCGACACATCTGTTTAATTGTGACGTTGCGATCCTTGGCACGGGTTCAATCGGGCAGGGCATCGCGACCGCGTTTGCAGGGTTTGGCGCGCAGGTGACGGGCTATTCCCGGTCCGGGCGCGCGACCGATGGCTTTTCCAAAGTGAGCAAGCTGACAGGCTTCGGCAAGGACCGGCATCACCAGATCGTTGTGTCTGCCCTGCCGAGCACGCCGGATACAGCCGGGATCGTCAGCACCAATGTCTTTGAAACGCTGGAAGGCGCTATCTTCATCAATGTTGGCCGCGGCTCCACGATTGATGAGGGCGCACTTCGAACGGCGCTGTCTGGCCGACAGGTCGCGCAGGCCATTCTGGATGTCTTCGAAACAGAGCCTTTGCCACCAACGAGTTGGCTCTGGGAGCATCCAAGAGTGATGGTTACGCCGCACGTTTCTGGTCTGACGCTGCCGGAGGATTCGGCAGATCGTCTGGTCGAATTGCTGGAGCAGGCGCTTTCGGGCAAACGGCCCAAGCCAGACGCGGATATGTCGCGCGGCTACTAG
- a CDS encoding CinA family protein has translation MQTLLPIAEEIGAILKAKRLTIGVSESSSGGLVSAALLAVPGASSYYRGGGVIYAPAAFRGLLGLSKDDLGDMRSSSEPYARFLARTIREKLRADLGLCETGAAGPSGNGYGDAAGHTCVALNGDGIDVSRTLETGLSDRAHNMELFAYEALSLLKEQLTG, from the coding sequence ATGCAGACCTTACTTCCTATTGCCGAAGAGATCGGCGCCATTCTGAAAGCCAAACGCCTGACAATTGGCGTTTCGGAATCATCATCTGGTGGACTGGTCTCGGCCGCGCTCCTTGCTGTGCCGGGGGCCTCTTCATATTATCGCGGCGGTGGGGTGATCTATGCACCAGCTGCGTTCCGGGGGCTGCTGGGGCTTTCGAAGGATGATCTGGGCGACATGCGCTCATCCAGTGAGCCCTATGCACGGTTTCTGGCCCGCACGATCCGCGAAAAGCTGCGGGCCGATCTCGGGCTTTGCGAGACAGGCGCGGCGGGGCCGAGCGGGAACGGCTATGGCGATGCGGCCGGCCATACCTGCGTCGCTCTGAACGGCGATGGCATCGACGTGTCGCGCACGCTCGAAACCGGCCTATCGGACCGCGCACACAATATGGAGCTCTTCGCTTATGAAGCGCTCAGCCTGCTGAAAGAGCAGCTGACAGGCTGA